The genomic interval GTTTCCTTTATCCAGACAACAGAAGGGTATCTTCAGGAGACCCAGGATATTCTGCACCGCCTGCGGGAACTGTCTGTACAATCTGCCAACGGTATCTATTCTGATGAGGACCGTATGCAGATCCAGGTTGAAGTCTCTCAGCTGGTTGATGAAATCAACCGGATTGCGAGCCACGCGCAGTTCAACGGCATGAATATGCTGACCGGCGCTTTTGCCCAGGAATCCGACAGGGTCATGCAGTTCCAGGTAGGAGCTAATATGGACCAGAATGAGCGTATTTTCATAGGTACTATGACCGCTCAGTCACTCGGTCTGCAAGGCGCTCAGGGAGCGGCTGGAGAAATGATCTCCATTTCGACCCCTGATTCGGCGAACATGGCTATCGGTATGGTAGATAGTGCTCTCCGGACCGTTTCCAAACAGCGGGCCGACCTGGGTGCTTATCAGAACAGGTTTGAAGAAGCCTCTAAGGGCGTTGCTATCGCTGCTGAGAACCTTCAGGCTGCGGAGTCACGAATCCGTGACGTCGACATGGCCACAGAGATGGTAGATTACGCGAAGAATCAGATCCTGACTCAGGCTGGTTCTGCAATGCTTGCTCAGGCTAACATGAAGACCCAATCTGTTCTTCAGCTTCTTTAGTTTTATCATGCTCCGTTAACAGCATTTCAAGAGATTTCTGGACGTCATCTCTTGACAGGCGACGAGGGTCGGGAAGAAACCGCGCTTCTTCCCCTCTCTCTATTTATCATAATTGTTTCTTCTTCATTGTTCTTCATCAAACTGAACTGACTATATAGCCTGGTATTAATGGAGTAATCCAGGGAGAAAACAATGGAACTTGACATTAATGCAATCAGCAATGGAGGGGCTGTTCAGAATCGTCTGAACGACGCCAACGCATGGAAGCAAAAGCGTGCTGCAGACTCCAGGGCTGAACAACCGCGAACGATTCCCATGGAACGCGCTCTCAGCTCCGATGAGGTGCAGAGGATGCTCCGGGAGATCGTTAATTTCAGCGATGCCTTTAACCGTCGGCTCAAATTTTCTGTCAACAGAGAGTTGAATCAGGTGGTGGTAAAGGTGATCGATCGGGAAACCGATAAAGTAATTAAGGAAATCCCTCACGAAGGGCTGCAGCGACTGCACATGCGGCTCAAGGAGGCCATTGGGTTGCTCTTCGACGAGGAGATTTAAAACCAGTCTTTATAGAGGACGCAACGCCTAATGTCCGATTTCTCAATTCCGGGTGTTTCCAGTAAATACAATACCGACAAAATGATAGACGACCTGATGAAGCTCGAACGCATTCCTCTCACCCGGGCCGAGGAACGCATAGAAAATTTTGAGCTTCAGAAACGGAACTGGCAGGAGATAAACAGAGGACTTGCCCGCGTACAGGATAGTGCCAAAAAACTATTCGGCTTCGAAAACCCTTTCATGGAGCGGATCGCCGTATCCGGGGACGAAAGTATTGTAGGCGCCACTGCCTCACGGGAAGCTGTGGAAGAAAACAGATCAGTTCTGGTTAAGCAGGTCGCCACAGCTGACAGGTTTTTATCAGACAGTCTGGAGAATGACTTCCGCGTAGCCAAAGGAACCTACAGTTTCAGTATTGGTGACAAGGAGTTTTCCTTTTCGTATAGCGGTGGTACGTTGACGGATTTTGCCTCCACGCTTCAGCGGCGTTCTAACGGTCTTTTGCGCAGCTCGGTTGTAAAAAATACCCCCTCCACTCAGGTACTGATGATTGAGGGAACCCGTACCGGCAGCTCTAACAAGATCAACTTCCTCGAAGACTCACGGGACTTTGCCCTGAAAACGGGCACATTGAAAAAAGCAGCCGCAGGTATGCGGAGAATTGAGCCCTCCGAAGATACAATACAATCTTCTGCCGGTGCCGATTCCGGCACAGCTGAAATAAGCGGGGATGCGGTCACTCTTGGTCCCAGTACCCGCAGAGAGATGATATTCTCACCTGCCATTACCCCGGCAGACGGTTTTGTTCTTGAGTTTACAGTGGAAATTGAAAAACTGCCGGAAGGAGAATATCAACCGCCGGAACCGCCTGGAAGACCGGATTCACCTGACCCCGGGGGTGTAACGGTTGACAATGTAACAGTGCACAACTTTGGAACTGACCCGGCACTGCCTGCCTGGAAGGCTCCTCCCCCGCCGGAGAAAACTCTGGACATGAATATTCTGAGTCTTAATCAGGAGGGCCGGTCTGTCGGTCTCCCCCCTTTGAAGGACCAGGCAGGCACACAGACTATCAGAGTCCCTCTTAACGAGGGCGATGGGCGCATAAATTCTTTAATCATTGATAATATTAACACTCACCGAAAAGTCAGCGTCTCGGCGGTCACCTTTTATGATCCCGATTCCCGGGGTGATCTTGAAGCCAAGAATCCGGTTGCTACAGCTTCTGATGCGCTCATTGAGATTGATGGTATTGAGGTTATCCGGGAATCAAACGATATTGATGATGTTATCCAGGGGGTTACCCTCAATCTTCGGCGCCCCGGGAATCAGGAAGTAGACCTCCGAATCACTCCGGACAGAGAGACCGCCAAGGATACTATTATTGAGTTCGTTGGTTACTATAATCAGCTTATCAGCCAGATTAATATCTACACCAGCCGGGACGACTCGGTGGTTAATGAACTTGATTACCTGAGTGATGATGAGCGAGACTCGGCTATGGAAAAGCTGGGACTGTTTCAAGGCGAAAGCAGTCTGACCCAGATGAAAACCCGCCTGCAGCGTATAATGATGGACCCCTATTCCACCCGTTCCGGCAGCGAACTCTCCTTATTGGCGCAGATCGGTATTTCCACCAACAGCAGGACTGGAGGAGCCTTGAGGACGTCCAGGCTGCGGGGATACCTGGAAATAGATGAGTCTGCTCTGGACAAAGCCCTGGAGACTCGTCTTGAGAGCGTAAAGGACCTTTTCGGCTACGACTCCGACGGCGACCTTATTGTAGACCAGGGGGCGGCAGTAGCTGTTGATAACTATATCAGACCCTATGTTCAGACCGGAGGTATAATTGCCTATAAAACATCCGCAATTGACGGTCAGATTGACAGGACAAGCCGTGAAATTGTCAATCTTGAACGCAGTCTTGAGCGTAAAGAACAGCAGCTGCGCCGGGAGTATGGTATGATGGAAGGGGCCTTACAGCAGCTTGAGGACAACTCTAAAGCACTGGAGAACTTTAATAACCGTAATCGGGACTAACAGTAAGATCGAAATCAGTAAGGATAACCATGGAAGTTATAGTAAACAGCAGCCCAATTGATGTACGCCTTGAAGAAGAAAAGAATGCCTACGAGGTAATCCGGCAGCTGGACACATGGCTGGTGGCAGAAGGCTTTTTCATTACCGGTATTCTTGTTAACGGTCATGCCGAAACAATGACAGATAGTGATGCATTGAAGAATTTCTCTGTCGAATCCATTGAAAAACTCGAAGTTCTTGCCCAGCCTCTGAACGAACTCAGTCTTGAACGATACTCCACTCTTCTGCAGTACTTCTCCTACCTGTACAGGGCCTTGCATGATGGAGACATGAAACTGTTAAAGGATTTAAGGGATGAGTCAGGTCCGATTATAGAAAATATGGATTCAATTCTAAAACTCCGGGTCGGTGACAGGCTGGTATCGGAGGTTTTCTCTGAACTTGTCTCTAACCTGAAGCTTGATGATGATTTCCCCAGGATACCGGAAGGACTGAAGGATTTTGCTGGAAACCTCTGTATCTTTATAGAGGGCAGAATCAGGGAGATTGCTAATCCCTTAATGGAACTCCGCTCCACTGCATCACTCCTTGAAGCCTACATTCCTAAGCTGGAGGATATCCCTATTCTTCTGCAGACGGGCAAAGAAAAAGAGGCTATGGAGATGGTAATCGCTTTTAGCGAAATAAGCGAGAAGCTGACCAGACTCTACCCTCAACTGAAGGAAAGAGATGGTGAAGACCTGATGACCAGGGAGATCGACGGGGTGACTTTTGAGGAGTTTTACATTGATCTGAACACTAAATTTCTGGAACTCACCGAGGCTATGGAAGCCGAGGACTCTATCCTGATTGGCGATCTTTTGGAATATGAGATTGCACCAAAAATTCGGGAACTAACCAAATCCATAGAAAATCTGCCGGCCTTCGCGGACAGAAGCCTATGAGTATACTGATTCAAACGAACTTTCAATGGAAGGAGACAGACCCTGTTTCAATGCTTATCGCCGGCTTGATCTTTGCCGGGTTCATTGTATTTCTTTTTATCGCAAATGCTGCTTCACGCAGCTCCACACCGGGTTCTTCTTCCGGTGGCAGCAGAAAGCTCAGTAAACGGGCATTCTACATCCGGGCTAAGAGCCTTGGCTTGAGTCATCCCCAGATCAGGACCGTACAAAATCTGATCAAACGCTTTCAGCCTGCCAACCCCAATAATATCTTATACAATTCATCCCAGCTTGATTCACTTCTCAGACGGGGCATACAGAGTATTGACGGACTTAGTGCTTCGGATCAGCAGAAAGAGAATCAAAAGCTCCAGCTGTATCGCATAAAACAGACCATAGAAAGAAACGTCAGCCGTAAGTCTCAGTTTTCAAGTACAAAACAGCTTCGGGCAGGCATGCAGATTGTGTTGAGCCCCGAGCAGGGCGGACGCTTCCAGAGCAAACTTCTGACCAACCTGAAGGGCTCTTTAGCGGTATCAGTCCCCCTGGATGCCGGCGGACGGCAAATCCGCTGGAAGCGTTGGACAAAACTGCAGGTTTTCTTCTGGCGCTCCAATGGGCAGGGTTTCTCGTTTGCAACAAAAATCAATGGGTACGGAAAGGTACGTGCCACTGATGCGGTTTTACTGAACCACACCTCTGCTATAACCCAGGCCCAGCAAAGAAAATACCGGCGCCGCAGTATTGAGCGCCCCGCTTACTTTTTTCCGGTGAGAATTTTAACCGACGGCCTTGGAAAGGAAGCAAAAAAACGGGCCTATGTGGAAACCAACCGCAGGACACTGGCAACCATGCTGGATATATCAGGCGGAGGCTGCAGTATTCGTACCTCACGGCCTCTTGGAAAGGGTGAACTTATCAAGGTTGAATTTGAAACCGATCATCGGGCAAAAATCTCTTTTTACGGTAAGGTTATGCACTCCAGGAAAGCACGCCCCTTTGGCGGAGTAATGCATATTATGTTCACCCGAATAAGCAAGCGAAACCTTAATAGTATTAACGCCTACATATACAATTACAGCCAGGACTGATATTACCTCTCCCTGATATTGACCTCAGACACTTTTTTGCCTACAGTTAATCCCATGAAGATTCATGAGATTCGAAATCTCACTAAAAAAGAAACCCCCCTGCACTACAGAAATGAATACTCAGGTTCTCTTGTTTATTCAGCCGGTAATATTGAGAAAGAAGCTCAACTTGAATTCACCCTGGAGCGGACAGCCACTGGAAATATCGATATATCTATCGCTTTTCCTGCGTCCATCCATTATCCCCTTGTTCCTGCCGTAAAAAAGGTAAAGTCCTATATTTTTGATCTTGAGAAAGACGGGAGACTGCTCTGAAATCACACAGGTGTACTTCTCCCGATGAGACCATCGCATTGGGCCGCAGTATAGGAAAGACGCTGCATGCCGGCGATATTGTATCTCTGGAAGGGGGGCTTGGTGCCGGCAAGACAACCATCGCCAAGGGAATCATCGAGTCTCTGGGGGTAGAAGATACTGTGACAAGCCCCACCTTTACCATAGTATCGGAATACACCGGAAAATTTCCTGTCTACCATATGGATTTATACCGTATTGAGGATGAGGAAGAACTCTTTTATCTGGGGCTTGATGAGATTCTTTACAATAACGGAATATCCCTTATTGAATGGATCGACCGTTTGCCTGAATTACCGCAGAATTTTACAAGGATTACCCTGGAAGTTGTTCCCACCTCCGGGGACCGTATTGTGAGCCTGGAAACTGTATGCATGCGAAACGTTTCATGAAAATCCTTGCCTTTGATACTTCGGGCCCCATGCTTTCAGGTGCCCTTGGTACTGAGAGGGGGACCTTTGCCGCTCTGCAGGATACAGGGCTGCGCCACGGAGAGCTTCTGGCGGGACTTATTGACCAGCTTGTTAAAGAAGCCGGCATTTCTGTTAAAGACCTGGATCTTATTGTATGTCCCAGAGGGCCGGGATCTTTTACCGGGCTGCGTATCGGCATGTCCCTTGCCAAGGGTATTTCCGCCGGAAGCGGCATACCGCTGATTTCTATACCTGTTCCGGACATTCTGGTCCGTCCCTACTCTTTTTATGGTTCACCTGTTATTCCGGTACTCGACGCAAAGAAAGACCGTTTTTATGGGGCCTGTTACATCGGCGGTGTCCGTACAAGTGAGTTCTTTGATCTGGAAGCTGGCGAGATTATCCGCCGCTTTGGCATGGAAGAAACTATTCTAATCGCTGGTCCTGACGCAGGACTTTTCAAATCGAAAATAGCTGAAGCTGAGGGTATTACCTTTGCTCCCTATGTCCCGGCTGCAGTATTTGATATGCTTGCCATGGGCCCGTTGCTTTTCGAACAGAAGGGCCCTGATGCGCCAGGCCAGGGACCGATGTACATCCGCAAAAGTGAGGCTGAACTTGGAATGGAGAAGGATTATGAGGGATGAAAAAAAAGCGTTCATCCGTTTTAAAGAGAATAACCACCAGAACAGCGCCGTTCCTCAAGCTGTTTTAGGAGATGATTTTCGCATAAACTGGGCTAACAGGGCCTTCCGGGACCTGTTTCACAGAGAAAATACCTGTATTGGTGAACACATTGCAGGTTTTGCCACTCTCACCGGCCTTGACGGCAGATCCCTCTATCATCAGTTGAAAGATCCCGCTACGGGATACTCTTTTCAAGGCAATGGAGAGAGCAGGTTTCATCACCACCCCAGGCTTTTTACCAATGTGCATATTGTTCCGATACTGCATGAACCATACAAAAAGGAGACTGTAGTCGGATACTGTGCCTATTTTCATGATGCTACCCTGTCCCATCAGCAGAGTCTCCGCGCCATTTTTTCCAGCCTGCTTGAAGCCTCCCGTATGAAAGACAACGATACCGGACGTCACATTGAACGGGTAAACCGGTATTCTGCTTTAATGGCTGAGTCAATGTACGATGATGGAACCGATTTGCAGGTAGACCGGGATTTTGTTGATAACATCTCCTTTCTGGCTGCCATGCATGACGTAGGCAAGATCGGCGTACCCGACGATATCCTTAACAAGGCCGGCCCCCTGGAGAGCTGGGAGTGGGAAATCATGACAACCCATACCCTTAACGGTGCCTATATCCTGGGAGCCTATCCGGATCCAATGGCGGTCGAAATAGCACGCAGCCATCATGAACGCTGGGACGGTTCCGGCTATCCGTATGGCTTGATGGAAGAGATGATACCTTTGAGCGCCCGTATTGTTACCATTGCTGACGTTTATGATGCCCTGCGCAGCAAGCGTTCATACAAGAATGAAATGAGTCACCGGGAAGCTGCGGATCTGATACTACTGGGACGCGGTACCCAGTTTGATCCTGAGCTTGTCGAGATTTTTCGGTCCCTGGAGGAAAAGTTTTCCGAAATTTACGATGAATTGTATGATGAGTATAAAGAGACTAACTCTTCTTCTCCGTTGGCGGGGTAAAAAAGTCTGCTAAAGAGCCAAGATCCGAAGGTGCTTTTGCCGCTGCCTTGTTTTCCGACTGTATGGCTTCGTAGACTTCGTGTCGATAGATCTTTACGCTTTTTGGTGCAAGAATTCCAAGTTTGATATGATCTCCCTTGATTTCTACGACTGAGACCTCTATCGTATCATTGATAATGATCTTCTCATTCAGTTTTCTTGAAAGTATCAGCATGAGGTATCCCCCTCATGCTGCATTTCTTCGATTATAAGATGCCGAACCTGCCAGCGCTCATCATTTGATATTATCTGCCGACCTACTCTGGTTTTACGGTTGATCAACAGCGGACCCTGCAGGTTGGCAGTCATTCTGCTTTGGTCCTCAGGAATTGTCACGATGGAAAAGATAAGAAGATCTTCATCATCCTCCCGGGTCACTCCCAAAGCTTCCAGGTCTTCTGTGGAGACCCCCGGACAATAATCGGGACGGAAAATTCGGGGATCGATAAGTACAAATGCAATTTCCCGTTCATCGAGTGATTGAAACCAGTAAAAAGGGGGCTGTTCCGAATCGAGCAAGGCAAAATTGCTGTAGCAATCAAAGCCGAAAAGACCTTTTTGCAGGGTAATTTTTTGCCGTTGGTCGATTTCCATCTCCCCATAGGCCTTGGTTTCAATCATCATGCCGGTATACTCCTTCAAAGACATTCCTTAACGCAGAAAATCCATCAACGTCGGCTGCAGTATGCGTCCAGCGGTTTGTAAAGCAGCCTTATGGGTGTATTCCAACATCTTCAGTTCCAGAATCGCCTCTGCCATATCAATATCCGAAGCCAGAGAGTTTTGTTCCTGCGTCTGGGGGATTTCCCGGTTTAAACGGTTCCAGACAATCTCCATTCTTTCGTCAACAGAACCGAGTTTGGCTATTTCCTGCACCAGAGTATCCTGGGCAGTTGTTATACCCTGGATTCCCCTGCCGCCTATCTCCAGGGTATCTCCGGAGTAGAGACTGTCCCGCAGAGATATTACCATATCAAACACTGAACCTCCGGATTCCCGGGCATCGGATGCGATATTAAACGGAGGCCGGCCGTTTCCGGAGACAAGGCCCAGATCCTGCAGAACCGAACCTCCCTGTTCATCCTCAAGGAGTATCTGGTGGGGAACAGTGCTGCGGATATTCAGTGAATTAGATACAGGATCAAGATAGGCATCAACCGCAGCATCGGAATCCTTAATTTTGGCGATTATGCCGTGAATATTTTCTCCAGCTGACAGGGGCACCCGTACCCCATCTATAAGGATTGCCGTATTCTCCGGAACCGTATAACTTGCAGTATTTACGCCGGAGAATATCTGATGCTGTTCAGCCCAGAATATATTGTTGCCCCGAAAGCCGGTGGGAATCAGGTTTTCGTCGGAAATTTCGACAAAGTTGTCTTTATTACCTCCCACATAGTCAACTTTGGTTATTACCCGGCCGCTTATTTCGGGATGCCGTCCCTCAAGAGCACGAAAAGGTTCGCTGGTGTTACGGTCGCCGCCGAACAGTTTGCTGCCGTCGGCGCCCGACGAGTTTGAGACCTCAACAAGCTCCTTCAGAAGCTCATTAACCTCCTGGCCCATTATCTTCTTGTCTTCTTTTGCATATGTCCCGGTAGCGCCTTGCACAGCTATTTCGCGTATACGGTGCAGAATCTGGTTGGCCTCATTCATGTAACCTTCGGCAACCCTGCGAAAACTCTGAACGTTCTCGACGTTTTCCTGGAAACGGTCGAGACGGGAAATCCGGGATAAAAAACGAGCCGAGTGGGCCGCAGCCACCGGATCATCCCGCAGCTCCTTTATTCTGGTCTGCTCGGCCATTTTATTCTGAAGATCGTTCATCAGCTTCTGACGACGGTAGGTATGATAGATCATGTCGTTATTAGCCTGGTTGGTACTGACTCTGTTCATTCTCAAACTCCAAGGCGGTTTATAATAGTATCGAGCATGCTGTTAAAGGTGCTGATAAAGCGGGCCGCAGCGTTGTACCCGTGCTGGAACTTAATAAGCTGGGCAAACTCTTCATCTATGTTAACCCCGGAAAGGGCCTGTTTCATTCCTTCCAGCTCCTTCATTACAAGACTTTCGGTCTCGAAGGTCCGCTGAGCCTGCTCTCCCCTTAATCCCACATCGGCAATTGTCTCTGCGAAAAAATCATCAAAGCTCATGAGATTACCAAGCATTACCGGCCTGGTCCGCAGCTGGGCAATGGACAAGGCCGCGCTGCCGTCGCCGGGATTGGCAGGACGTCCGTTTTCGCCGAAACCAGCGGCAAGGCGATTTATATCACTCTTTAAAGCGCTTGTAATCTCAATCCAGCCTGAAGGATGAGCGACCGGAGCCACGGCATAGTTATCGCCGCCGCCACGGAATCCGAGTACTGCGTCGGCCTGTTCCCAGTCATACGCCCCTTCCGCTCCGGATTCCTGCAATATCCCGGCATAGCCGACAAGAAACTGACCGGAGTCCTCAATATGACGAATAACAAAGTCAGGATTTTCGATCTGCGTTGCCGGTAAGGCTTTCATGACCATTCTTCCGGACTGATCAAGACGGGCGACGACCTCTGCACCGGACCGGTTTATTCGGTTTATGACGTCACCCACGGTATCCGTAGGATTGTAGGGTATCTCTATGTTTCCTGCCGGGCCTGATAGGGTAATGTTTCCCTGCAGCCCCACATGGTCCTGAAGGGAAAGACTGTTAGTACCGGTTACGCGAAAGATATAGGAAGCATCGAACTCTCCATCTCCGTTCCGGTCATAATTTCCTGCAACATCGGTGACAAAGGGAACCTCCTCAAAAAAGGCCCGTCCGTTCTCACCATCCAGTCCATAGGCAGAGCGGTGAATTTCATTCACCAGGTCTATATAGTTCATTGCCAGTACGTCGAGTTTTTGTATTTCTCCTCGAATGTCACCGTCCCGGAGGTCCATCAGGGAGCGGAGCTTCCCCCCTGTGAACCGGGCCTCTTCTCCGTTCTTTGCCCAGCGTACGGTGGAATAGCCTTCATTCAGAGGGTTCGGATCTGTTTGCAGAGGATTTATCACCCTGCCCTGCATCAGATGGAGTCCCTGGGTATGAATGGTGAACTCATCCGGATCTCGGTTATCAACGGTGATATTCAGAAGACCGGACAGTTCTTTGACCAGAAGGTCCCGACGGTCGAGCAGGTCATTCGGGTTGTCCCCCAGGGCTTCGACCTTCACTATCTCCTCATTCAGGGAGCGGACATCGTTAAGAATAGCGTTTACCCTGCTCACGGTAGCTGTCAGGTCATCTTCCACCATGTTGCGGATCTCTTTCATCCGTGAGTATTGACGGTGGATACCGTCCATCAGGGCCTCTCCCCGCTGGACTACCGCCTGCCGGGCGGCGCCTTCCTGGGGATGAATGGATAACTCCTGCCAGGAGTCCCAGAAGCGGTCCATGAGGGTACGTACCGATGATTCCGTCGGCTCGTTATACACCTGTTCCAGCTGCAGCATGTAGGAGTCCCTGGTCTCCCAGTAGCCCCTACCGTTTGCCCGGGAGACGATCTTTCCTTCCAGAAGTTCATCATGGACCCGCTCAATCCGCGTAATGTCCACTCCTTGACCGATCTGTCCCGGGGTATTCTCGCGATTCAGCTGGGGCATGTAGAGGGGATCGGTGGGCTTAAAATGGACCCTCTGTCGGGAGTACCCCTCCACAGAGGCATTACTAAGGTTGTGTCCCACAGTGGTCATACCCTGGGTGTGGGCTATGAGGCTGCGTTTACCGATTTCTATACCGGAAAAGGTGGACTGCATTCAAAGACTCCTTAAAGGTGCTGATTTACGACCAGCGGTTCGGTATCGGCGGTTCTGGCCTTTCCATGCCGGGAGTAAAGCTTTCCTTTACGATAGGGAAAAAGCTCATTCAGTACCGCCTGCATGGTATCGCTGACACTGCGGATGTGACTGTCGAGACTCCAGGTAACACCCTTAATTTTAACCGTGGTAAATTTCAGGCTGCGGTAAAGCTCCGCACATTCTGATCGCAGTTCCTCGGGAAGACTCATTATTGCCTGATAGAAAGGGATTGTCTCATCGGCTCCGAATTCTGCGCATAAGGCGGAATAAAGGGCCCTTCGTCGCTGCTCTGTGGAGTCAATCCAGTCTGCAATCTGGCCCATACGCTCCATGTGGTCCGACAGAGAAGCCCAATCGCTGCGTTTGAGGGCATCACGAAGTTCTTCTTCGTTACACCGGAATTCCTCCATAAGAGAGATTTCCTGCTTTATAATTTGAATAAGTTCGTTGGCTGTTTTTATACCCTTCGTGGACATAGACACTCCTCTTCTTCAATATTCGGCGTTTTTACCGTGCCGATTAAGAAGAAAATAGAGCTGAAAAGAAAAGGAGAAAATATTGCCAAATAGAGCAGATTACTGTTTTTGTGCCTGGTTGAGTATCTGACGGTCCCGCTGCAACAGGGCATTTCCTGAGAGATACTGCAGGCCTTCCTGTATAATTCGCTCCGCTTCAGAATACCGTTTTTCCTGAAAAAGAGAAACAAAGCGGTTATGGTAAAAAGCCGCCGCGTTATGGGTAAAGATATCCAGGGCCTGCTGTATTCTTGGGTCTGCCGATGTATGGAGTTCCTGTTCCTTAAGGTACTCAAGGGCAGCCAGATCTCCCTGGTTTTCG from Marispirochaeta sp. carries:
- a CDS encoding flagellin; the encoded protein is MIINHNMSAMYANRNLAVKGKELNSNIEKLSSGMRINRAGDDASGLAVSEKLRSQIRGLNQAERNIENGVSFIQTTEGYLQETQDILHRLRELSVQSANGIYSDEDRMQIQVEVSQLVDEINRIASHAQFNGMNMLTGAFAQESDRVMQFQVGANMDQNERIFIGTMTAQSLGLQGAQGAAGEMISISTPDSANMAIGMVDSALRTVSKQRADLGAYQNRFEEASKGVAIAAENLQAAESRIRDVDMATEMVDYAKNQILTQAGSAMLAQANMKTQSVLQLL
- a CDS encoding HD domain-containing phosphohydrolase: MRDEKKAFIRFKENNHQNSAVPQAVLGDDFRINWANRAFRDLFHRENTCIGEHIAGFATLTGLDGRSLYHQLKDPATGYSFQGNGESRFHHHPRLFTNVHIVPILHEPYKKETVVGYCAYFHDATLSHQQSLRAIFSSLLEASRMKDNDTGRHIERVNRYSALMAESMYDDGTDLQVDRDFVDNISFLAAMHDVGKIGVPDDILNKAGPLESWEWEIMTTHTLNGAYILGAYPDPMAVEIARSHHERWDGSGYPYGLMEEMIPLSARIVTIADVYDALRSKRSYKNEMSHREAADLILLGRGTQFDPELVEIFRSLEEKFSEIYDELYDEYKETNSSSPLAG
- a CDS encoding flagellar protein FlaG; the protein is MELDINAISNGGAVQNRLNDANAWKQKRAADSRAEQPRTIPMERALSSDEVQRMLREIVNFSDAFNRRLKFSVNRELNQVVVKVIDRETDKVIKEIPHEGLQRLHMRLKEAIGLLFDEEI
- the fliD gene encoding flagellar filament capping protein FliD, with product MSDFSIPGVSSKYNTDKMIDDLMKLERIPLTRAEERIENFELQKRNWQEINRGLARVQDSAKKLFGFENPFMERIAVSGDESIVGATASREAVEENRSVLVKQVATADRFLSDSLENDFRVAKGTYSFSIGDKEFSFSYSGGTLTDFASTLQRRSNGLLRSSVVKNTPSTQVLMIEGTRTGSSNKINFLEDSRDFALKTGTLKKAAAGMRRIEPSEDTIQSSAGADSGTAEISGDAVTLGPSTRREMIFSPAITPADGFVLEFTVEIEKLPEGEYQPPEPPGRPDSPDPGGVTVDNVTVHNFGTDPALPAWKAPPPPEKTLDMNILSLNQEGRSVGLPPLKDQAGTQTIRVPLNEGDGRINSLIIDNINTHRKVSVSAVTFYDPDSRGDLEAKNPVATASDALIEIDGIEVIRESNDIDDVIQGVTLNLRRPGNQEVDLRITPDRETAKDTIIEFVGYYNQLISQINIYTSRDDSVVNELDYLSDDERDSAMEKLGLFQGESSLTQMKTRLQRIMMDPYSTRSGSELSLLAQIGISTNSRTGGALRTSRLRGYLEIDESALDKALETRLESVKDLFGYDSDGDLIVDQGAAVAVDNYIRPYVQTGGIIAYKTSAIDGQIDRTSREIVNLERSLERKEQQLRREYGMMEGALQQLEDNSKALENFNNRNRD
- the csrA gene encoding carbon storage regulator CsrA translates to MLILSRKLNEKIIINDTIEVSVVEIKGDHIKLGILAPKSVKIYRHEVYEAIQSENKAAAKAPSDLGSLADFFTPPTEKKS
- the tsaB gene encoding tRNA (adenosine(37)-N6)-threonylcarbamoyltransferase complex dimerization subunit type 1 TsaB produces the protein MHAKRFMKILAFDTSGPMLSGALGTERGTFAALQDTGLRHGELLAGLIDQLVKEAGISVKDLDLIVCPRGPGSFTGLRIGMSLAKGISAGSGIPLISIPVPDILVRPYSFYGSPVIPVLDAKKDRFYGACYIGGVRTSEFFDLEAGEIIRRFGMEETILIAGPDAGLFKSKIAEAEGITFAPYVPAAVFDMLAMGPLLFEQKGPDAPGQGPMYIRKSEAELGMEKDYEG
- the tsaE gene encoding tRNA (adenosine(37)-N6)-threonylcarbamoyltransferase complex ATPase subunit type 1 TsaE yields the protein MKSHRCTSPDETIALGRSIGKTLHAGDIVSLEGGLGAGKTTIAKGIIESLGVEDTVTSPTFTIVSEYTGKFPVYHMDLYRIEDEEELFYLGLDEILYNNGISLIEWIDRLPELPQNFTRITLEVVPTSGDRIVSLETVCMRNVS
- a CDS encoding PilZ domain-containing protein produces the protein MSILIQTNFQWKETDPVSMLIAGLIFAGFIVFLFIANAASRSSTPGSSSGGSRKLSKRAFYIRAKSLGLSHPQIRTVQNLIKRFQPANPNNILYNSSQLDSLLRRGIQSIDGLSASDQQKENQKLQLYRIKQTIERNVSRKSQFSSTKQLRAGMQIVLSPEQGGRFQSKLLTNLKGSLAVSVPLDAGGRQIRWKRWTKLQVFFWRSNGQGFSFATKINGYGKVRATDAVLLNHTSAITQAQQRKYRRRSIERPAYFFPVRILTDGLGKEAKKRAYVETNRRTLATMLDISGGGCSIRTSRPLGKGELIKVEFETDHRAKISFYGKVMHSRKARPFGGVMHIMFTRISKRNLNSINAYIYNYSQD
- a CDS encoding flagellar assembly protein FliW; this encodes MMIETKAYGEMEIDQRQKITLQKGLFGFDCYSNFALLDSEQPPFYWFQSLDEREIAFVLIDPRIFRPDYCPGVSTEDLEALGVTREDDEDLLIFSIVTIPEDQSRMTANLQGPLLINRKTRVGRQIISNDERWQVRHLIIEEMQHEGDTSC
- a CDS encoding flagellar hook-associated protein 3, producing the protein MNRVSTNQANNDMIYHTYRRQKLMNDLQNKMAEQTRIKELRDDPVAAAHSARFLSRISRLDRFQENVENVQSFRRVAEGYMNEANQILHRIREIAVQGATGTYAKEDKKIMGQEVNELLKELVEVSNSSGADGSKLFGGDRNTSEPFRALEGRHPEISGRVITKVDYVGGNKDNFVEISDENLIPTGFRGNNIFWAEQHQIFSGVNTASYTVPENTAILIDGVRVPLSAGENIHGIIAKIKDSDAAVDAYLDPVSNSLNIRSTVPHQILLEDEQGGSVLQDLGLVSGNGRPPFNIASDARESGGSVFDMVISLRDSLYSGDTLEIGGRGIQGITTAQDTLVQEIAKLGSVDERMEIVWNRLNREIPQTQEQNSLASDIDMAEAILELKMLEYTHKAALQTAGRILQPTLMDFLR